The Candidatus Krumholzibacteriia bacterium genome contains a region encoding:
- a CDS encoding winged helix-turn-helix domain-containing protein, with translation MFPTLRFGDFEVDPVRRVLTREGQAIDLRPKSFSLLWLLLNNRERVVPKDEILESVWPDGSGTEANLTVNVAAVRRALGENPREHRYLLTVPTVGYRFVGEVRTTAAESRVPLDHCRTFGIAELRVVTDGAEDELHELARRATESIAGTIAALPGRSVRRVLAPTDLKHAFATTPSPATAGDIEAMILGSIQVVGSELSVEIAIFTVADGRRAWSGRIVHAWRDRDCLPIRLQRLVLNALRTPTAPGGWAERGNETDDRAVQAALQGDLLLEGGVPDLDRASACYRRALLLDERSIAAHVGLGESLLLQWGAHQVTDVSVPDRVRELIERAIESDPLDARARAVAGLVRMTLDHDWSAAREQLLAAVDFGPHQAITHDHYALFLAARLQPEAALHAAQRAQELDPDSPRIQCHVALIHYFAGDLDAALAVLDDALARHANPAFARELRPWCLLGLDRPVDALEALRDAGPNLGPSATLGAVRIAALSRAGDRSRAASEIPRLEAGTPDAPPLPALAGAVIRLSMDDPTGALLDLERAAEARAPLVVFAEADPFWRRLHGHAEWPSFARRVFGRRRATGV, from the coding sequence ATGTTCCCCACGCTTCGCTTCGGAGACTTCGAAGTCGATCCCGTCCGCCGTGTCCTGACACGCGAGGGACAGGCGATCGATCTCCGCCCCAAGAGCTTCTCGCTCCTGTGGTTGTTGCTGAACAACCGCGAACGCGTCGTGCCGAAGGACGAGATCCTCGAATCCGTGTGGCCCGACGGATCCGGGACCGAGGCGAACCTCACCGTGAACGTCGCGGCCGTGCGCCGGGCGCTCGGCGAGAATCCGCGCGAGCATCGCTACCTGCTCACGGTTCCCACGGTCGGCTATCGCTTCGTCGGTGAGGTGCGGACGACCGCCGCCGAGAGCCGGGTCCCCCTCGATCACTGCCGGACCTTCGGGATCGCCGAACTGCGCGTGGTGACCGACGGAGCCGAGGACGAACTCCACGAACTCGCACGACGCGCCACCGAGTCGATCGCAGGGACGATCGCGGCACTCCCCGGCCGATCGGTCCGACGGGTCCTGGCGCCGACCGACCTGAAGCACGCCTTCGCGACCACACCGTCCCCTGCGACCGCGGGAGACATCGAGGCCATGATCCTCGGCTCGATCCAGGTCGTCGGCAGCGAACTGAGCGTGGAGATCGCCATCTTCACCGTGGCCGACGGACGGCGCGCCTGGTCGGGCCGGATCGTCCATGCGTGGCGCGATCGGGACTGCCTGCCGATCCGGCTGCAGCGACTCGTGTTGAACGCACTCCGGACGCCGACCGCTCCGGGAGGGTGGGCCGAGCGCGGCAACGAAACCGACGATCGCGCCGTGCAGGCGGCACTCCAGGGGGACCTGCTGCTCGAGGGCGGTGTCCCCGATCTCGACCGGGCCAGCGCCTGCTACCGTCGCGCGCTGCTGCTCGACGAACGATCGATCGCGGCCCACGTCGGTCTCGGGGAGTCGCTGCTGCTGCAGTGGGGTGCCCACCAGGTCACCGATGTCTCGGTGCCGGATCGTGTGCGCGAGCTGATCGAGCGGGCGATCGAGAGCGATCCCCTGGATGCCCGCGCTCGGGCCGTGGCCGGGCTGGTCCGCATGACCCTGGACCACGACTGGAGCGCCGCACGCGAGCAGCTCCTCGCCGCCGTGGACTTCGGGCCCCACCAGGCGATCACGCACGACCACTACGCCCTGTTCCTGGCCGCGCGACTCCAACCCGAGGCCGCCCTGCACGCCGCACAACGCGCGCAGGAGCTCGACCCCGACTCCCCGCGGATCCAGTGTCACGTGGCCCTGATCCACTACTTCGCGGGCGATCTCGACGCCGCTCTCGCCGTCCTCGACGACGCGCTCGCGCGCCACGCCAACCCCGCCTTCGCCCGGGAACTCCGCCCCTGGTGCCTGCTCGGTCTCGACCGACCGGTCGATGCCCTCGAGGCCCTTCGGGACGCGGGACCCAACCTCGGACCCAGCGCCACGCTCGGCGCGGTCCGCATCGCCGCTCTGTCGCGCGCCGGCGACCGGAGCCGCGCCGCCTCCGAGATCCCTCGACTCGAGGCCGGAACCCCGGACGCCCCGCCCCTGCCCGCTCTGGCCGGGGCCGTCATCCGCCTCTCGATGGACGATCCGACCGGCGCCCTGCTCGACCTCGAGCGGGCGGCCGAAGCCCGGGCGCCCCTGGTGGTCTTCGCCGAGGCCGACCCCTTCTGGCGTCGCCTCCACGGACACGCCGAATGGCCGTCGTTCGCCCGACGTGTGTTCGGTCGCCGCCGCGCGACCGGCGTCTGA
- a CDS encoding TetR/AcrR family transcriptional regulator codes for MSETRTRERILDVAEKLFSDNGFESTSLRMITAAADVNLAAVHYHFGSKAGLLHATARRRIDPVNAERIRRLEAAVDAAGGGTPPVEAIVDAFVRPAIEAFSEVDRTCLLGMLRLVHGRDVDKAFFEDTFGEVVQRFSIMQDAAPHLGPDELQWRFHFMVGAVLQAFHHRVLEVHPEIADWDPSSVADAIVAFVAAGFRAPATHGAASPLPQENAP; via the coding sequence ATGAGCGAGACCAGGACGCGCGAACGAATCCTCGACGTTGCCGAGAAGTTGTTCTCTGACAACGGATTCGAGAGCACTTCGCTCCGCATGATCACCGCGGCCGCCGACGTCAACCTGGCTGCGGTCCACTATCACTTCGGATCGAAGGCGGGGCTGCTGCACGCGACGGCGCGGCGGCGGATCGATCCGGTGAACGCCGAGCGGATCCGGCGGCTCGAAGCCGCCGTGGACGCCGCGGGCGGGGGAACGCCTCCGGTGGAGGCCATCGTCGACGCCTTCGTGCGACCGGCGATCGAGGCGTTCTCGGAGGTGGACCGCACCTGCCTGCTCGGAATGCTCCGCCTCGTCCACGGGCGCGACGTCGACAAGGCCTTCTTCGAGGACACCTTCGGCGAAGTCGTCCAGCGCTTCTCGATCATGCAGGACGCCGCTCCGCACCTCGGTCCCGACGAGCTGCAGTGGCGCTTCCACTTCATGGTCGGCGCCGTGCTGCAGGCCTTCCACCACCGCGTGCTCGAAGTGCACCCCGAGATCGCCGACTGGGACCCCTCGAGCGTGGCCGATGCCATCGTCGCGTTCGTGGCCGCCGGCTTCCGTGCGCCGGCGACCCACGGCGCGGCGTCCCCGCTACCCCAGGAGAACGCTCCGTGA